The Serratia rhizosphaerae genome has a segment encoding these proteins:
- a CDS encoding malonate decarboxylase holo-ACP synthase — protein MIRPHDLLWTESVEALIFPGVSPTWVARQQLRDLPLVVRRDMPRDGAVPVGIRGETRAQRAAAWLPPAAVRRRVTPESLVAGLSAASPFAALPPVRALRELAAQPWRWAWGVTGSCGYALATGLPVMHPDSDLDLTVRCPQPVGRAALHALAQRLRTLPCRVDLQVETPYGGFALNEWLRDGRVLLKTNGGPYLTDAPWSAPQE, from the coding sequence ATGATACGTCCGCATGACCTGCTATGGACGGAAAGCGTCGAGGCGCTGATATTTCCCGGCGTTTCACCGACATGGGTGGCGCGGCAGCAGCTGCGCGACTTGCCGCTGGTGGTGCGGCGCGATATGCCGCGCGACGGCGCCGTTCCGGTGGGGATCCGCGGCGAAACGCGCGCGCAGCGGGCGGCGGCCTGGTTGCCCCCTGCGGCGGTGCGCCGGCGGGTGACGCCGGAGTCGCTGGTGGCCGGGCTGTCGGCGGCGTCGCCTTTCGCCGCCCTGCCGCCGGTGCGGGCGCTGCGCGAACTGGCGGCGCAACCGTGGCGCTGGGCGTGGGGCGTGACCGGCAGCTGCGGCTATGCGCTGGCCACCGGCCTGCCGGTGATGCATCCGGACAGCGATCTGGACCTTACCGTACGCTGCCCGCAGCCCGTCGGGCGTGCGGCGCTGCATGCGCTGGCGCAGCGGCTGCGCACGCTGCCGTGCCGGGTCGATCTGCAGGTTGAAACCCCATACGGCGGTTTTGCGCTGAACGAGTGGCTGCGCGACGGACGGGTGCTGTTAAAAACCAACGGCGGCCCTTATCTGACCGATGCGCCATGGTCGGCGCCGCAGGAGTGA
- a CDS encoding LysR family transcriptional regulator — protein sequence MIDSEITLKKLEIFLAFMETENIARAAERLGLSGVSVHRALHTLEAGIRCPLFIHQGRNLQPLPAAHTLADYARDIVGLTHKGIEETRLKAGFGQQRLRLGTLYSLTLETVPRLIMGLKLRRPELEINLTMGSNAALLAQLQTQQLDAILISVSDSQIDPQRFEIQPLFKDDIFLAAPASSALIVDGPADLQDFRSQKFVSLTEGFATYHGFTEAFQIAGFEPEIVTRVNDIFSMLSLVQAGVGYTLLPGRMKKVYEHTVRLMPLCERYQMRQTIALVFNRNQQQDPNLLALTAESRMYARGERPR from the coding sequence ATGATCGACAGTGAAATAACCCTGAAAAAACTGGAAATCTTTCTGGCCTTTATGGAGACGGAAAACATCGCCCGCGCCGCCGAACGGCTGGGGCTGAGCGGCGTCAGCGTCCACCGCGCGCTGCATACGCTGGAAGCCGGCATACGCTGCCCGCTGTTTATCCATCAGGGGCGCAACCTGCAGCCGCTGCCCGCCGCCCATACGCTGGCGGACTACGCCCGCGATATCGTCGGGCTGACCCATAAAGGTATTGAAGAGACGCGGCTGAAGGCCGGCTTCGGGCAGCAGCGCCTGCGGCTCGGCACGCTCTATTCGCTGACGCTGGAAACGGTGCCGCGCCTGATTATGGGCCTTAAACTGCGCCGCCCGGAGCTGGAAATCAATCTGACGATGGGTTCTAACGCCGCGCTGCTGGCGCAATTGCAGACGCAGCAGCTGGACGCGATTCTGATTTCCGTCTCCGACAGCCAGATAGATCCGCAGCGCTTTGAGATCCAGCCGCTGTTTAAAGACGATATTTTTCTTGCCGCGCCCGCCAGCTCCGCGCTGATCGTCGACGGCCCGGCGGACCTGCAGGATTTCCGCAGCCAGAAATTTGTCTCGCTGACCGAAGGGTTCGCCACCTACCACGGCTTTACCGAAGCTTTTCAGATCGCCGGTTTTGAGCCGGAGATCGTCACCCGGGTCAACGATATCTTCTCGATGCTCAGTCTGGTGCAGGCCGGCGTCGGCTATACCCTGCTGCCCGGCCGCATGAAAAAGGTTTACGAGCACACGGTGCGTCTGATGCCGCTGTGCGAACGCTACCAAATGCGCCAGACCATCGCGCTGGTGTTCAACCGCAATCAGCAGCAGGATCCGAACCTGCTGGCGCTGACGGCGGAGAGCCGCATGTACGCCCGCGGGGAGCGGCCCCGTTAA
- the mdcA gene encoding malonate decarboxylase subunit alpha, translated as MSLYQQPARVWDTRRQEKQRRLASVQGQVQGKVIPTADLTAALERLLVPGDRVVLEGNNQKQADFLSRMLAQVDPSTVHDLHMIMPSVGRAEHLDIFEKGIARKLDFAFSGTQSLRISQLLEDGQLEIGAIHTYIELYSRLYVDLVPNVALVAGFKADRQGNLYTGPSTEDTPALVEAAAFKDGIVIAQVNELVDDETDLPRVDIPGSWIDFVVVADRPFFIEPLFTRDPRLIKPVHVLMGMMAIKGIYAEHQVQSLNHGIGFNTAAIELLLPTYGERLGLKGKICKHWTLNPHPTLIPAIESGWVETVHCFGGELGMEDYIAARPDIFFTGRDGSMRSNRAFCQMAGQYAVDMFIGSTLQIDAMAHSSTVTRGRLSGFGGAPNMGHDPHGRRHATPAWLDMIEEPDPLARGRKLVVQMVETFQAGAKPTFVEKLDAIDVAKDAGMPLAPVMIYGDDVTHVLTEEGIAYLYRARSLEERRAMVAAVAGITDIGLGVDAARVAQLRREGKVAYPEDMGIRRTEADRSLLAAGSVADLVDWSGGLYNPPAKFRSW; from the coding sequence ATGTCGCTTTATCAACAGCCCGCCCGCGTCTGGGATACCCGGCGTCAGGAGAAACAACGCCGGCTGGCCAGCGTACAGGGGCAGGTGCAAGGGAAGGTGATCCCTACCGCAGATTTAACCGCGGCGCTGGAACGGCTGCTGGTGCCGGGGGACCGCGTGGTGCTGGAAGGGAACAACCAAAAACAGGCAGATTTCCTTTCCCGCATGCTGGCGCAGGTCGACCCGTCGACCGTGCACGATCTGCATATGATTATGCCGAGCGTCGGCCGCGCCGAACATCTGGATATTTTCGAAAAAGGCATTGCCCGCAAGCTGGACTTCGCCTTTTCCGGCACCCAGAGCCTGCGTATTTCTCAGCTGCTGGAAGATGGCCAGCTGGAAATCGGCGCCATCCACACCTATATCGAACTCTATTCGCGTCTGTATGTTGACCTGGTGCCGAACGTGGCGCTGGTGGCCGGCTTCAAGGCCGACCGGCAGGGCAATCTGTATACCGGCCCCAGCACCGAGGATACCCCGGCGCTGGTGGAGGCCGCGGCGTTTAAAGACGGGATCGTGATTGCTCAGGTCAACGAGCTGGTGGACGACGAAACTGACCTGCCGCGGGTCGATATTCCCGGTTCGTGGATCGACTTTGTGGTGGTGGCGGATCGGCCGTTCTTTATCGAACCGCTGTTTACCCGCGATCCACGGCTGATCAAACCCGTCCACGTACTGATGGGCATGATGGCCATCAAAGGCATCTATGCCGAGCATCAGGTGCAGTCTCTTAACCACGGTATCGGCTTCAACACCGCCGCTATCGAACTGCTGCTGCCGACCTACGGCGAGCGGCTGGGGCTGAAAGGCAAAATCTGCAAACACTGGACCCTGAACCCGCACCCGACCCTGATCCCGGCGATTGAAAGCGGCTGGGTGGAAACCGTGCACTGTTTTGGCGGCGAACTGGGCATGGAGGATTACATCGCCGCGCGTCCGGATATTTTCTTCACCGGCCGCGATGGTTCGATGCGTTCCAACCGCGCCTTCTGCCAGATGGCGGGCCAGTACGCGGTGGATATGTTTATCGGCTCCACGCTGCAGATTGACGCCATGGCGCACTCGTCCACCGTAACGCGCGGGCGGCTCTCCGGCTTCGGCGGCGCGCCGAATATGGGCCACGATCCGCATGGCCGCCGTCATGCCACTCCCGCATGGCTGGATATGATCGAGGAGCCGGATCCGCTGGCGCGCGGCCGCAAGCTGGTGGTGCAGATGGTGGAAACCTTCCAGGCCGGCGCGAAGCCGACCTTTGTCGAGAAGCTCGATGCAATCGACGTCGCCAAAGACGCCGGCATGCCGCTGGCGCCGGTGATGATTTATGGCGATGACGTCACCCACGTACTGACCGAAGAGGGCATCGCCTATCTGTACCGCGCCCGTTCGCTGGAGGAGCGCCGCGCGATGGTCGCCGCCGTGGCCGGCATTACCGATATCGGCCTGGGCGTGGACGCCGCGCGGGTGGCGCAGCTGCGCCGCGAAGGCAAAGTGGCGTACCCGGAAGATATGGGCATCCGCCGCACCGAGGCCGATCGTTCGCTGCTGGCGGCGGGCAGCGTGGCCGATCTGGTGGACTGGTCCGGCGGTCTGTACAACCCGCCGGCTAAATTCCGGAGCTGGTGA
- the mdcE gene encoding biotin-independent malonate decarboxylase subunit gamma — protein MSTQTKSRGDYWFSLLTQGGEERCGQCASVRVADGDLDGQAARFIAVVPDADNHYPRAARGEVGLLEGWTLAQVVSEAVAADQNQTQKRAIVAIIDVPSQAYGRREEAFGIHQALAGAAGAYAAARLAGHPVIGLIVGKAMSGAFLAHGYQANRLIAFNDDGVMIHAMGKASAARITLRSVEALEKLAASIPPMAYDIGHYRSLGLLDQLLDIRDPQRATQQELALVRQTLATAIADSRQQGCGLENRLGADNRRSSALVRERMRAEW, from the coding sequence ATGAGCACGCAGACAAAAAGCCGCGGCGACTATTGGTTTTCGCTGCTGACGCAGGGGGGTGAGGAACGGTGCGGACAGTGCGCCTCGGTCAGGGTCGCCGACGGCGATCTCGACGGACAGGCGGCGCGCTTTATCGCCGTGGTACCGGACGCCGACAACCATTACCCGCGCGCCGCGCGCGGCGAGGTGGGACTGCTGGAGGGCTGGACGCTGGCGCAGGTGGTGAGTGAAGCGGTGGCGGCAGACCAGAATCAAACGCAGAAACGCGCCATCGTGGCGATTATCGACGTACCGAGCCAGGCCTACGGCCGCCGCGAAGAGGCGTTCGGCATTCATCAGGCACTGGCGGGCGCGGCGGGTGCCTACGCGGCGGCGCGGCTGGCCGGGCATCCGGTGATTGGGCTGATCGTCGGCAAGGCGATGTCGGGGGCGTTTTTGGCGCACGGCTATCAGGCTAACCGGCTGATCGCCTTTAACGATGACGGCGTGATGATCCACGCCATGGGCAAGGCATCCGCCGCGCGCATTACGCTGCGTTCGGTCGAGGCGCTGGAGAAGCTGGCCGCCTCTATCCCGCCGATGGCCTACGACATCGGTCACTACCGTTCGCTGGGGCTGCTGGACCAGTTGCTGGACATCCGCGATCCGCAGCGGGCGACGCAGCAGGAGCTGGCGCTGGTGCGCCAGACGCTCGCCACGGCGATCGCAGACAGCCGGCAGCAGGGCTGCGGGCTGGAAAATCGCCTGGGGGCGGACAATCGCCGCAGTTCCGCGCTGGTGCGCGAGCGCATGCGCGCCGAATGGTAA
- a CDS encoding 2-keto-3-deoxygluconate permease 1 produces the protein MKLKAAIEKIPGGMMVVPLVLGALLNTFTPEALDIGGFTTALFKNGAAPLIGAFLLCMGAGISFKAAPQALLQGGTITLTKLLVAMALGLGVERLFGADGVFGLTGVAIIAAMSNSNGGLYAALVGEFGNERDVGAISILSLNDGPFFTMIALGAAGMANIPLMALVAVLVPLLVGMLLGNLDPNMREFLTKGGPVLIPFFAFALGAGINLEMLLQGGLAGILLGALTTFVGGFFNIRADRLVGGSGIAGAAASSTAGNAVATPLAIAQADPSLASVAAAAAPLIAASVITTAILTPVLSSWVAKRNAAAKEKAA, from the coding sequence ATGAAACTGAAAGCGGCAATAGAGAAGATCCCCGGCGGGATGATGGTTGTTCCGCTGGTGCTTGGCGCGCTGTTGAACACGTTTACACCAGAGGCTTTAGACATTGGCGGCTTCACCACCGCGTTATTCAAAAACGGCGCCGCGCCGCTGATCGGCGCTTTCCTGCTGTGCATGGGGGCCGGCATCAGTTTTAAAGCGGCACCGCAGGCGCTGCTGCAGGGCGGCACCATTACGCTGACCAAACTGCTGGTGGCGATGGCGCTGGGGCTGGGCGTGGAACGGCTGTTTGGCGCCGACGGCGTCTTCGGCCTGACCGGCGTGGCGATTATCGCGGCGATGAGCAATTCCAACGGCGGCTTGTATGCGGCGCTGGTCGGCGAGTTCGGCAATGAGCGCGATGTCGGCGCTATTTCCATTTTATCGCTCAACGACGGCCCCTTCTTCACCATGATCGCGCTCGGCGCCGCCGGCATGGCCAACATTCCGCTGATGGCGCTGGTCGCGGTGCTGGTGCCGCTGTTGGTGGGTATGTTGCTGGGCAACCTCGATCCGAACATGCGCGAGTTTCTGACCAAAGGCGGCCCGGTGCTGATCCCGTTCTTCGCCTTTGCGCTCGGTGCCGGCATTAATCTGGAAATGCTGCTGCAGGGCGGGCTGGCGGGCATTCTGCTGGGGGCATTGACCACCTTTGTCGGCGGTTTCTTTAACATCCGCGCCGATCGGCTGGTCGGCGGCAGCGGTATCGCCGGGGCGGCGGCTTCCAGCACCGCGGGCAATGCGGTGGCGACGCCGCTGGCGATTGCACAGGCGGACCCCTCGCTGGCATCGGTCGCTGCGGCGGCTGCGCCGCTGATTGCCGCCTCGGTGATTACCACGGCGATCCTGACGCCGGTTCTTAGTTCCTGGGTGGCGAAGCGTAATGCAGCAGCGAAGGAGAAGGCGGCATGA
- the yacL gene encoding protein YacL, protein MDYEFLRDVTGQVIVRFSMGHEAIGHWINEELKGDLNLLDRIESGAAQVKGSERQWQLEGHEYTLLMDGEEVMIRANQLLFEGDEMEEGMSYYDEESLSFCGVEDFLAVLKAYRHFMLNY, encoded by the coding sequence ATGGATTACGAATTTCTGCGGGATGTGACCGGTCAGGTAATCGTCAGATTTTCTATGGGACATGAAGCCATCGGCCATTGGATCAATGAAGAGCTGAAAGGCGATCTGAATCTGCTGGACCGGATTGAGAGCGGCGCAGCGCAGGTGAAGGGCAGCGAACGTCAGTGGCAGCTGGAAGGGCATGAATATACGCTGCTGATGGACGGCGAAGAGGTGATGATCAGAGCCAATCAGCTGCTGTTCGAAGGCGACGAGATGGAGGAGGGGATGAGCTATTACGATGAAGAGAGCCTCTCCTTCTGCGGCGTGGAAGACTTCCTGGCGGTGCTGAAGGCCTACCGGCACTTTATGTTGAACTACTGA
- the mdcC gene encoding malonate decarboxylase acyl carrier protein, whose translation MERIELSYPAAERVVGQRLAGVVGSGDMEALFEPAEGDVLRVVIKTSVDGSQQRWRHLFERLAALRSLPAGQLEINDFGATPGVARLRIEQVFEEAGHA comes from the coding sequence ATGGAACGTATTGAATTGAGCTATCCGGCTGCGGAGCGCGTGGTCGGCCAACGGTTGGCCGGCGTGGTTGGCTCCGGCGATATGGAGGCGCTGTTTGAGCCTGCAGAGGGCGACGTGCTGCGGGTGGTGATTAAAACCTCGGTCGACGGCAGCCAGCAGCGTTGGCGGCATCTGTTCGAGCGTTTGGCTGCGCTGCGCAGCCTGCCGGCGGGGCAACTGGAGATCAACGATTTCGGCGCGACGCCGGGGGTGGCGCGTCTGCGGATTGAACAGGTATTTGAGGAGGCCGGCCATGCGTGA
- a CDS encoding biotin-independent malonate decarboxylase subunit beta: MREDLSFIELSARERARHLLDDGSFRELLGPFERITSPWLEPQGIVTQADDGMVVAKGTLNGQPAVVAAVEGAFQGGSMGEVSGAKMAAALELAAEDNRNGIPTQAVLLLETGGVRLQEANLGLAAIADIHAAIADLRRYTPVVGIIAGTVGCFGGMSIAAGLCSYLIVTREARLGLNGPQVIEQEAGIDEYDSRDRPFIWSMTGGEVRYRSGFADVEVEDALHQVRAAMLDCLARGVPGQHRSERYDYYLPKLTQFDSRQQADAAVVAQLFTREDRA, encoded by the coding sequence ATGCGTGAAGATCTCAGCTTTATTGAACTCAGCGCCCGCGAGCGGGCGCGGCATTTACTTGACGACGGCAGCTTCCGCGAACTGCTGGGGCCGTTTGAACGTATTACCTCACCGTGGCTGGAGCCGCAGGGCATCGTCACCCAGGCGGATGACGGCATGGTGGTGGCCAAAGGCACCCTGAACGGCCAGCCGGCGGTGGTGGCTGCGGTTGAGGGGGCGTTCCAGGGCGGCAGCATGGGCGAAGTCTCCGGCGCCAAAATGGCGGCGGCGCTGGAGCTGGCGGCAGAGGATAACCGCAACGGCATTCCGACGCAGGCGGTGCTGCTGCTGGAAACCGGCGGCGTGCGTTTGCAGGAGGCCAATCTGGGGCTGGCGGCGATCGCCGATATTCATGCCGCCATCGCCGACCTGCGGCGCTATACCCCGGTGGTGGGCATTATCGCCGGTACCGTCGGCTGCTTCGGCGGCATGTCGATTGCCGCCGGCCTGTGCAGCTACCTGATCGTCACCCGCGAGGCGCGCCTGGGGCTTAACGGTCCGCAGGTGATTGAGCAGGAGGCGGGAATTGACGAGTACGACTCCCGCGATCGGCCGTTTATCTGGAGCATGACCGGCGGCGAGGTGCGTTACCGCAGCGGTTTCGCCGACGTTGAAGTGGAGGACGCGCTGCATCAGGTGCGCGCTGCGATGCTGGATTGCCTGGCGCGCGGCGTGCCGGGGCAGCACCGCAGTGAACGCTATGACTATTACCTGCCGAAACTGACGCAGTTTGACAGCCGTCAGCAGGCGGACGCCGCCGTGGTGGCGCAACTTTTCACTCGGGAGGATCGCGCATGA
- the dtnK gene encoding D-threonate kinase — MKMIVIADDFTGANDTGVQLAKKGARTNVLLNDRQQAPRGGDVLVINTESRALPAAEAARKVSDALRPYCDDERPPRVYKKIDSTFRGNVGAEIAAAMQASGARLAIVAAAIPAAGRVTRDGACWVHGVPLLETEFASDPKTPIASSQISTLIGLQTDIAIHELALATVRGAQLDERLALLAQQGGIVVADAELDGDLALLAQSIGRLATPVLLVGAAGLANALPSDWYLSDRHRLPVLVVAGSMSEATRRQIAFAEQEKSLGIVDIDVQALLSAHGAQVCSDIVAQAVAILQARQHCVLRTCRDDDARQQVEQLCAELCISRQQLGDRISQSLGEMTLGIINHTRIGGLFLTGGDIAIAVARALGAEGYRINGEVAPCVPCGAFINSEIDDLPVITKAGGFGGETTLRDALYFIEEMYSGK; from the coding sequence ATGAAAATGATTGTGATTGCCGATGATTTTACCGGCGCCAATGATACCGGCGTGCAGCTGGCGAAAAAGGGCGCGCGCACCAATGTGCTGTTGAATGACCGGCAGCAGGCGCCGCGCGGCGGCGATGTGCTGGTGATCAATACCGAAAGCCGTGCGCTGCCGGCTGCGGAGGCGGCGCGCAAAGTCAGCGATGCGCTGCGTCCGTACTGCGACGATGAACGGCCGCCGCGGGTGTACAAAAAGATTGATTCCACCTTCCGCGGCAACGTCGGGGCGGAAATTGCCGCAGCGATGCAGGCCAGCGGCGCACGGCTGGCGATTGTCGCGGCGGCGATCCCGGCTGCCGGACGGGTTACGCGGGATGGGGCGTGCTGGGTGCACGGCGTGCCGCTGCTGGAAACCGAATTCGCCAGCGATCCGAAAACGCCGATTGCCTCGTCACAAATTAGCACCCTGATTGGCCTGCAAACCGATATTGCCATCCATGAACTGGCTCTGGCGACGGTGCGCGGTGCGCAGTTGGATGAGCGACTGGCGCTGCTGGCGCAGCAGGGCGGCATTGTGGTGGCGGACGCCGAACTGGATGGCGATCTGGCGCTGCTGGCGCAGAGTATCGGCCGGCTTGCCACGCCCGTTCTGCTGGTGGGCGCCGCCGGCCTGGCGAATGCGCTGCCGTCGGACTGGTATCTCAGCGACCGGCATCGGCTGCCGGTGCTGGTGGTGGCCGGCTCGATGAGTGAGGCCACCCGTCGGCAGATTGCCTTCGCCGAGCAGGAGAAGTCGCTGGGCATCGTCGATATCGATGTGCAGGCATTGCTGTCGGCACATGGCGCGCAGGTGTGCAGCGACATCGTCGCGCAGGCGGTGGCGATACTGCAGGCGCGTCAGCACTGCGTACTGCGTACCTGCCGTGACGACGATGCGCGTCAGCAGGTCGAGCAGCTGTGCGCCGAATTGTGCATCAGCCGCCAGCAGTTGGGCGATCGCATCAGCCAGTCGCTGGGGGAGATGACGCTCGGGATTATCAACCACACGCGTATCGGCGGCCTGTTCCTGACCGGCGGGGATATCGCGATTGCCGTCGCCCGGGCGCTGGGGGCGGAAGGCTACCGCATTAACGGCGAAGTGGCGCCCTGCGTACCGTGCGGCGCCTTTATCAACAGTGAAATTGACGATCTGCCGGTGATCACCAAGGCCGGCGGCTTTGGCGGCGAAACCACGCTGCGCGATGCGCTTTATTTTATTGAGGAGATGTACAGTGGCAAATAA
- a CDS encoding AEC family transporter, translated as MTYIIIHALAPIFVIMLLGFYAGKTKMVDNQNVSLLNIFVMDFALPAALFSATVQTPWLGIVQQSPLIVVLVLAMWLTYAAIYAVSTRLFHKSPQDAAVLTLTVALPNYAALGLPILGSVLGESPGTSLSVAVSIACGSVLMTPFCLLILEREKARAGGGAQQAGLRMLPLLMWRSVIKPIVWGPLLGVVLSAIGVRMPEMVLAAIKPLGLAATAAALFLTGVILSARRLQINASVLLASVTKLLIQPFIAWGIVLALGLHGSVAITAILMIALSAGFFGIVFGNRFGVQSPDAEATLLISSVLCILTLPLFITLTAGL; from the coding sequence ATGACATACATCATTATTCATGCGTTGGCACCGATTTTTGTCATCATGCTGCTGGGGTTTTACGCCGGCAAGACAAAAATGGTCGATAACCAGAATGTTTCTTTGCTTAATATTTTTGTGATGGATTTTGCTTTGCCCGCGGCGCTGTTCAGCGCCACCGTACAAACCCCGTGGTTGGGCATCGTGCAGCAGTCGCCGTTGATTGTGGTGCTGGTGTTGGCGATGTGGCTGACCTACGCGGCGATTTATGCCGTCAGCACCCGGCTGTTTCACAAATCGCCGCAGGATGCGGCGGTGCTGACGCTGACCGTGGCGCTGCCTAACTATGCGGCGCTTGGCCTGCCGATCCTCGGCAGCGTGTTGGGCGAGTCGCCGGGCACCTCGCTGTCGGTGGCGGTTTCCATTGCCTGCGGCTCGGTGCTGATGACGCCGTTTTGTCTGCTGATCCTGGAGCGAGAAAAAGCCCGCGCCGGCGGCGGTGCACAGCAGGCGGGGTTGCGTATGCTGCCGCTGCTGATGTGGCGCTCGGTGATTAAACCGATTGTCTGGGGGCCGCTGTTGGGCGTGGTGCTGTCGGCCATCGGCGTGCGGATGCCGGAGATGGTGCTGGCGGCGATCAAACCGCTCGGGCTGGCGGCCACCGCGGCGGCGCTGTTCCTGACCGGGGTGATCTTGTCGGCGCGCCGCCTGCAAATCAATGCCTCGGTGCTGCTGGCCAGCGTCACCAAACTGCTGATCCAGCCGTTTATCGCCTGGGGCATCGTGCTGGCGTTAGGGCTGCACGGCAGCGTGGCGATCACCGCGATCCTGATGATTGCGCTGTCGGCGGGCTTTTTCGGCATCGTGTTCGGCAACCGTTTCGGCGTCCAGTCGCCGGATGCGGAAGCCACACTATTGATAAGCTCGGTGCTGTGTATCCTGACGCTGCCGCTGTTTATCACTCTGACTGCCGGTCTGTAA
- the mdcH gene encoding malonate decarboxylase subunit epsilon, with protein MKILFTFPGQGPQTPQMLHQLPDNAVSRELLAQARQVLGEDPLLLDSAQALRKTRAVQLCLLIAGVAYARELEQNGVTADFVSGLSIGAFPAAVVAGALSFEDALQLVALRGELMEQAYPQGYGLAALVGLSQGRVEALIAQLHGGQSPLYLANINAEDQMVVAGSDDALQQIMALAKQDGAAKASRLAVSVPSHCPLLAQPADRLAAAMRAVTLRRPRIAYLSGSSGRVLWQPERIADDLAYNMARTVRWHEAMTAAYEREVRLAVEMPPGAVLTGLTRKVMTQGEALSRCQLGLAAVVGIVARYRREV; from the coding sequence ATGAAGATTCTGTTTACCTTTCCCGGCCAGGGGCCGCAGACGCCGCAGATGCTGCATCAACTGCCGGATAACGCCGTCAGCCGCGAGCTGCTGGCGCAGGCGCGCCAGGTGCTGGGGGAGGATCCGCTGTTGCTGGACAGCGCGCAGGCGCTGCGAAAAACGCGCGCGGTGCAGCTCTGTCTGCTGATTGCCGGCGTAGCCTATGCCCGCGAACTGGAGCAGAACGGCGTGACGGCCGATTTCGTCAGCGGCCTGTCGATCGGCGCATTTCCGGCGGCGGTGGTGGCCGGCGCGCTGAGTTTCGAGGATGCGCTGCAGCTGGTGGCGCTGCGCGGCGAGCTGATGGAGCAGGCTTATCCGCAGGGCTATGGTCTGGCGGCGCTGGTTGGTCTGTCGCAAGGCCGGGTGGAGGCGTTAATCGCGCAGCTGCATGGCGGGCAGTCGCCGCTGTATCTGGCCAATATCAACGCCGAAGATCAGATGGTGGTGGCCGGCAGCGACGACGCGCTGCAGCAAATTATGGCGCTGGCAAAGCAGGACGGTGCGGCGAAGGCCAGCCGGCTGGCGGTCAGCGTGCCGTCCCACTGCCCACTGCTGGCGCAGCCGGCGGACAGGCTGGCGGCAGCTATGCGGGCGGTGACGCTGCGGCGTCCGCGCATTGCCTATCTGAGCGGCAGCAGCGGGCGGGTGCTGTGGCAGCCTGAACGTATCGCCGACGATCTGGCCTATAACATGGCGCGCACCGTGCGCTGGCATGAGGCGATGACGGCGGCGTATGAACGGGAGGTACGTCTGGCGGTTGAGATGCCGCCGGGGGCGGTGCTCACCGGGCTGACGCGTAAGGTGATGACGCAGGGAGAAGCGCTGTCCCGCTGCCAGCTGGGGCTGGCGGCGGTCGTCGGCATCGTCGCGCGCTATCGCCGCGAGGTTTAA
- a CDS encoding triphosphoribosyl-dephospho-CoA synthase produces MTLSPCSSASRVDAVALSLADAATQALIDEARLSPKPGLVDARGSGAHQDLTLALMERSALSLHDTFYALAIAGWQRPADGALRQEVGRIGREGERRMMAATGGVNTHRGAIWALGLLVTALAMREGRADARQTCLRAAQLAQLADPASPKSFSNGLRASRRYRVPGAREEAQQGFPHVMRLALPQLWRSRAAGADEQAARLDALMAIMTSLSDTCVLSRGGWPALQAMRQGAQAVLCAGGYQRPEGRVQLARLEQRLLACNASPGGAADLLAAALLLDRAAGR; encoded by the coding sequence ATGACACTTTCCCCCTGCAGCAGTGCGTCGCGGGTCGATGCCGTCGCGCTGAGTCTGGCGGACGCCGCCACTCAGGCGCTGATTGACGAGGCGCGCCTCAGCCCGAAGCCGGGGCTGGTGGACGCGCGCGGCAGCGGCGCGCATCAGGATCTGACGCTGGCGCTGATGGAGCGCTCTGCTCTCAGTCTGCATGACACCTTTTATGCGTTGGCGATCGCCGGCTGGCAGCGCCCGGCGGACGGCGCGCTGCGTCAGGAGGTTGGCCGCATCGGTCGCGAGGGCGAACGGCGGATGATGGCGGCGACCGGCGGGGTGAACACCCATCGCGGCGCCATCTGGGCGCTGGGGCTGCTGGTGACGGCGCTGGCGATGCGGGAGGGGCGCGCCGACGCGCGGCAAACCTGCCTGCGGGCGGCGCAGCTGGCGCAGTTGGCAGACCCGGCCAGCCCGAAATCGTTCAGCAACGGGCTGCGCGCTTCCCGGCGCTATCGGGTGCCTGGCGCGCGGGAAGAGGCGCAGCAAGGGTTTCCGCACGTGATGCGTCTGGCGCTGCCGCAGCTGTGGCGCAGCCGCGCAGCCGGCGCCGACGAACAGGCGGCCCGGCTCGACGCGCTGATGGCGATCATGACCAGCCTGAGCGACACCTGCGTACTGTCGCGCGGGGGCTGGCCGGCGCTGCAGGCGATGCGGCAGGGCGCGCAGGCGGTACTGTGCGCCGGCGGCTATCAGCGGCCGGAAGGGCGGGTGCAGCTGGCGCGGCTGGAACAGCGGCTGCTGGCCTGCAACGCTTCGCCGGGCGGGGCGGCGGACTTATTGGCGGCGGCGCTGTTGCTCGATCGGGCGGCGGGCCGCTGA